In a single window of the Aridibaculum aurantiacum genome:
- a CDS encoding hybrid sensor histidine kinase/response regulator yields METQTLVGVPTRILIVDDDEDDFFITSDYIRNIPTKNFVVDWSYNYNDALGKLTSNQYDIYFVDYRLGIKTGMDLLTDAIASGCEAPIILLTGKGTQEIDIKAMESGAYDYLIKSELNTEKLERCIRYSLERASSIHALKANERKYRSMFEKSKDVVFIATKDFKIVDINYAATELLEYELEEFLDKEIVSLFNNERDREIFYSKLNETGELNDFEVDIKAKNDEVKNCIISASVEMNNNGEKYIQGIIHDNTSRKRAEKTALQAEKLAATGRLVRTLAHEVRNPLNNINLSLEQLQPHLADDDSKLYLEIIQRNSKRIGDLITELLNSSRLSSQVSLERVSLQNVVDKAIAAAIDRMTLKRIELQVSYPEKEAYAMVDVEKVQLAFLNIIINAIEAMEEAEGVLRISIHITDTEYLVEFKDNGCGISEENLQRLFEPYFTSKRNGMGLGLASTLNILQSHNAHIDVKSVVGAGTTFIIGFKKLA; encoded by the coding sequence ATGGAAACGCAGACTTTAGTAGGGGTACCCACCCGCATTTTAATAGTTGATGACGACGAGGATGATTTTTTCATCACCTCTGATTACATCAGGAATATTCCTACAAAAAACTTTGTCGTAGACTGGTCTTACAACTACAACGATGCTTTGGGCAAGTTGACCTCTAACCAGTACGACATTTACTTTGTAGACTACAGGCTTGGAATAAAAACAGGTATGGACTTGTTGACCGATGCAATAGCTTCTGGATGTGAAGCTCCAATCATTCTTCTTACAGGTAAAGGCACACAGGAGATTGATATAAAAGCAATGGAGAGTGGCGCTTACGATTACCTGATCAAATCTGAACTGAACACAGAGAAGCTGGAACGTTGTATCCGCTATTCCCTGGAAAGAGCATCTTCAATTCATGCGCTTAAAGCAAATGAAAGGAAGTATCGCAGCATGTTCGAGAAATCAAAAGATGTGGTATTCATTGCCACTAAAGATTTCAAAATTGTAGACATCAACTATGCTGCAACTGAGCTATTGGAGTATGAGCTGGAGGAGTTCCTTGATAAGGAGATTGTAAGCTTATTCAACAATGAACGCGACAGGGAAATCTTTTATTCTAAACTCAATGAAACTGGTGAGCTGAATGATTTTGAAGTAGACATTAAAGCAAAGAATGATGAAGTGAAAAATTGTATCATTTCAGCATCGGTAGAAATGAATAATAATGGTGAGAAATACATCCAGGGGATTATTCATGACAACACCAGCCGCAAACGTGCTGAAAAAACAGCATTACAGGCCGAAAAACTGGCTGCAACCGGCAGATTGGTACGAACACTTGCCCATGAGGTTAGAAACCCGTTAAACAACATTAATCTGTCGCTGGAGCAATTGCAACCGCACCTGGCTGATGATGATTCAAAACTCTACCTGGAGATCATACAACGAAACAGTAAGCGTATTGGTGATCTTATAACTGAACTATTGAATTCATCGCGTTTATCGTCACAAGTAAGCCTGGAAAGAGTATCGCTGCAAAATGTAGTAGACAAGGCAATTGCGGCGGCTATTGACAGGATGACGTTGAAACGAATAGAGCTTCAAGTTTCTTACCCTGAGAAAGAAGCTTATGCAATGGTGGATGTAGAAAAAGTACAGCTGGCATTTTTGAATATCATCATCAATGCTATAGAAGCTATGGAGGAAGCGGAAGGTGTACTAAGAATTTCTATACACATCACCGATACTGAGTACTTGGTTGAATTCAAGGACAACGGGTGTGGCATTAGCGAAGAGAACCTGCAGCGCCTGTTCGAGCCATATTTTACTTCAAAGCGAAATGGTATGGGACTGGGGCTGGCTTCTACTTTAAACATTCTGCAATCACACAATGCACATATTGATGTAAAATCAGTAGTGGGTGCAGGTACAACATTTATTATTGGTTTTAAGAAGTTGGCCTGA
- a CDS encoding lmo0937 family membrane protein, producing MRSILYIIAVILVIGWLLGVFVYSAQGLIHVLIVLAVIALLLGLIRRA from the coding sequence ATGAGAAGTATACTATACATAATCGCAGTTATCCTTGTTATAGGTTGGCTGCTTGGCGTATTCGTTTACAGCGCGCAAGGTTTGATACACGTGCTGATCGTATTGGCAGTTATTGCTTTATTGCTGGGTCTGATAAGAAGAGCATGA
- a CDS encoding ferritin-like domain-containing protein, translating into MERQEELVAVLNDLIRINNDRIEGYQRASNESKDSDLDMKAIFNEMADQSRRYVTELTQEVGRLGGDPASDTTVSGKIYRVWMDLKAAISGKDRESILGSCEYGEDVAQRAYEAALESDAYMSTEIRQMISSQKSELKTSHDMIKKYRDMHEKVS; encoded by the coding sequence ATGGAAAGGCAAGAAGAACTTGTTGCTGTCTTAAATGACCTGATCCGTATTAATAACGATCGTATTGAAGGTTATCAAAGAGCTTCAAACGAATCGAAGGATTCAGATCTTGACATGAAAGCCATCTTCAATGAAATGGCTGACCAGAGCCGCAGGTATGTTACAGAACTTACCCAGGAAGTTGGTCGTTTAGGTGGAGATCCTGCTTCAGACACTACTGTATCTGGTAAAATTTACCGTGTATGGATGGACCTGAAAGCAGCTATTTCCGGTAAGGATAGAGAAAGTATACTGGGATCGTGTGAATATGGTGAAGATGTAGCACAACGTGCATACGAAGCTGCATTGGAATCGGATGCATACATGAGTACCGAGATCAGGCAGATGATCAGTTCGCAGAAAAGCGAATTGAAAACATCGCACGATATGATCAAGAAATACCGTGATATGCACGAAAAGGTTAGTTAG
- a CDS encoding efflux RND transporter permease subunit produces the protein MSALENIKQKFKEFGPTTWSIRNKTSVYLLIIIISLMGVFQFVTLPKEQFPDIVIPTIYIQTINVGNSPADIENLVTRPIEKQLKGITGAKINKITSTSLQDFSAIIVEYSTDVKTDVALQKTKDAVDKAKKDLPTDLTQEPNVQEVSFSEMPIMFVNVSGDFDRVKLKEYADDIKDKLEELPQITRVDIVGAPEREFQVNVDNLKMQSSNISYDDIANAIARENMDMSGGLLEVGNMKRTLQVKGQFKNVYDIQQIIIRNTAGAPIYLRDIAEIKDTVKENESYARLNGKSVVTLNIIKRAGENLLETSADVQRIVEEMKATELPKNLKVVITGDQSIATRTSFNDLVNSIVIGFVLVLLILMFFMGVTNAFFVALSVPLSMFVAFLFLPLADIITGSHVTLNFIVLFALLFGLGIIVDDAIVVIENTHRIFVEGRGKLGASVAARMAAGEVFIPVLAGTLTTLAPFFPLLFWPGIIGKFMVFLPTMLIFTLAASLIVAFIMNPVFAVDFMSHEEFDGKRSPKYIFRNRLFIILVVAGIFFDILGFILGGNEALFFTGNLLLFFALVMILNAYVFKSAIHKFQNNVLPRLMERYEVLLRWTLIGTRPVWLLLGTVALFFVSIFLVAITKPPVVFFPSGDPNQVYVYLKLPVGTSVDYTDSITKVLEQRVYKVLDMENGKENPIVESVISNVAIGASDPRSGDRSTRPELGRIQVSFVEYEKRHGKATAPYLEAMRVAMKGMPGAQISVDKEASGPPTESPINIEVSSEDLDHLTKTAVDLKNYLDNKQVEGVEELKLDVDLTNPEVTLTINRERALTEGISTAQIGSAIRTALFGREVSKIKSGEDEYKIQLRNNEVRRNSLSDLLNMRLTFRDMATGQVKQVPISSVMNVDYTSTYGSIKRKNVKRVITIYSNVTGGKTPTDVNAELKSAIDDFNNVYPDVTISQTGEGKQQAETGQFLFNALIVSLMLILLILVLQFNSISKPIIILTEIFFSIIGVLLGFALTGMEISVVMTGIGIVGLAGIVVKNGILVIEFADELRARGLKTRNAVIEAGKTRIIPVLLTALATILALVPLAIGFNINFITMFSQLNPHIFFGGDSASFWKPLAWTIIFGLTFAFFMTLILVPAMYLISERLRRPMRRHYGGKWISFMGIPPLTLLFIPLIIVSVIRHRREVKRRYRRLKVKADKTWIESWF, from the coding sequence ATGAGTGCTTTAGAAAACATAAAACAAAAGTTCAAAGAGTTTGGACCAACAACCTGGTCTATCCGCAATAAGACCTCTGTTTACCTGCTCATCATCATTATCTCACTAATGGGTGTGTTCCAGTTTGTAACACTTCCAAAGGAGCAGTTTCCCGATATAGTTATCCCTACCATCTACATTCAAACAATTAATGTAGGTAACTCGCCGGCTGATATAGAGAACCTGGTAACAAGGCCAATTGAGAAACAGCTGAAAGGTATAACAGGAGCCAAGATCAATAAGATCACCAGTACATCGCTGCAAGATTTTTCTGCTATCATAGTAGAATATAGTACGGATGTAAAAACAGATGTGGCGCTGCAAAAAACAAAGGATGCAGTAGACAAGGCTAAGAAAGATCTTCCTACTGATCTTACACAGGAGCCGAATGTGCAGGAGGTAAGCTTTAGCGAAATGCCGATCATGTTTGTGAACGTGAGCGGAGACTTTGACCGCGTAAAGCTGAAAGAATATGCAGATGATATAAAGGATAAACTGGAAGAGCTGCCGCAGATTACAAGGGTAGATATAGTAGGTGCTCCTGAAAGAGAGTTCCAGGTAAATGTGGACAACCTGAAGATGCAAAGCTCCAACATCAGTTACGATGATATAGCCAATGCTATTGCACGTGAGAACATGGACATGTCGGGCGGTCTTCTTGAGGTAGGTAATATGAAGCGGACACTACAGGTGAAGGGACAGTTCAAGAACGTTTACGACATACAGCAGATCATCATACGCAATACTGCTGGCGCCCCTATATATTTGCGCGATATAGCAGAGATAAAAGACACGGTAAAAGAGAATGAAAGTTATGCGCGGCTAAATGGAAAATCTGTTGTTACGCTCAACATCATTAAGAGAGCAGGAGAAAACCTTTTGGAAACCTCTGCAGATGTACAACGGATAGTGGAGGAGATGAAGGCGACAGAGCTTCCAAAGAACCTGAAGGTGGTGATAACAGGTGACCAGAGTATTGCTACACGTACATCTTTCAACGACCTGGTGAATTCGATAGTAATCGGGTTTGTACTGGTACTGCTTATTCTCATGTTCTTCATGGGTGTTACCAATGCATTTTTTGTGGCGCTATCGGTGCCGCTGAGTATGTTCGTAGCATTCCTGTTTCTGCCTTTGGCCGATATCATTACCGGCTCGCATGTTACCCTCAATTTCATCGTTCTATTTGCCCTGCTTTTTGGATTAGGTATTATAGTAGACGATGCCATTGTGGTAATTGAAAACACGCACCGCATATTTGTGGAAGGTCGTGGTAAACTGGGGGCATCTGTTGCAGCTCGTATGGCTGCAGGTGAAGTCTTTATTCCTGTACTGGCTGGTACACTTACTACACTGGCTCCATTTTTCCCGCTGCTTTTCTGGCCGGGCATCATTGGTAAGTTCATGGTGTTCCTGCCAACGATGCTCATATTCACGCTGGCAGCTTCGCTTATTGTGGCTTTCATCATGAACCCGGTATTTGCTGTAGATTTTATGAGCCATGAAGAGTTCGATGGAAAACGTTCTCCTAAGTACATCTTCAGGAACAGGTTGTTTATAATATTGGTTGTTGCCGGAATCTTCTTCGATATACTAGGATTTATATTAGGCGGAAATGAAGCATTATTTTTCACTGGCAACCTATTGTTGTTCTTCGCGCTGGTGATGATCCTGAACGCATATGTATTCAAATCAGCTATTCATAAGTTTCAAAATAATGTATTGCCGCGGCTGATGGAGCGCTACGAGGTGCTGCTGCGTTGGACGCTTATCGGCACCCGCCCTGTGTGGTTGTTGCTGGGAACTGTAGCGCTTTTTTTCGTTTCCATTTTTCTGGTTGCCATCACCAAGCCACCGGTTGTTTTCTTTCCTTCAGGCGATCCCAACCAGGTATATGTATACCTGAAGCTGCCGGTAGGAACCAGTGTTGATTATACGGACTCTATCACTAAGGTGCTTGAGCAGCGTGTGTACAAGGTGCTGGATATGGAGAACGGTAAAGAGAACCCGATTGTAGAAAGTGTTATTTCAAATGTGGCTATTGGTGCATCTGACCCGCGCAGCGGCGATAGAAGTACACGCCCGGAACTGGGTCGTATACAAGTATCTTTTGTAGAATACGAAAAGCGTCATGGTAAGGCAACAGCTCCATACCTTGAAGCAATGCGTGTTGCCATGAAAGGAATGCCGGGAGCACAAATATCTGTAGATAAGGAAGCGAGTGGTCCGCCTACTGAATCGCCTATTAATATTGAAGTGAGCAGTGAAGATCTTGATCATCTTACCAAGACAGCAGTAGACCTGAAGAACTACCTAGATAATAAGCAGGTAGAAGGAGTGGAGGAGCTGAAGCTGGATGTGGACCTAACAAACCCTGAAGTAACGCTTACCATCAATAGGGAACGGGCGTTAACAGAAGGTATTTCTACAGCACAAATTGGCTCTGCCATACGTACGGCTTTATTTGGTCGCGAGGTATCTAAAATAAAAAGTGGAGAAGATGAATACAAGATACAGCTCCGCAACAACGAAGTGCGCAGGAACAGCCTTAGCGACCTGCTGAACATGCGGCTAACTTTCCGCGATATGGCTACAGGACAGGTGAAACAAGTGCCTATAAGCAGCGTGATGAACGTAGACTATACCAGCACCTACGGAAGCATCAAGCGTAAGAACGTGAAGCGGGTTATCACGATCTATTCGAACGTAACAGGCGGTAAAACACCAACGGATGTTAATGCTGAATTGAAGTCTGCGATTGATGATTTCAATAATGTTTATCCTGATGTTACCATCAGCCAAACAGGTGAGGGTAAGCAGCAGGCAGAAACTGGTCAGTTCTTATTCAATGCACTGATCGTTTCGCTAATGCTGATATTGCTGATATTGGTATTGCAGTTCAACTCTATCAGTAAACCTATCATCATTCTTACCGAGATTTTCTTCAGCATCATCGGTGTGCTGTTAGGCTTTGCGCTTACAGGAATGGAGATATCAGTTGTAATGACAGGTATAGGTATAGTGGGTCTTGCAGGTATAGTGGTTAAGAATGGTATCCTTGTTATTGAGTTTGCTGATGAGCTGCGTGCCCGTGGTTTAAAAACAAGAAACGCCGTGATAGAGGCAGGTAAAACACGTATCATCCCGGTGTTGCTTACCGCGCTTGCTACCATATTGGCTTTGGTGCCGTTGGCTATAGGATTCAACATTAATTTCATTACGATGTTCAGCCAGCTGAACCCGCACATTTTCTTTGGTGGAGATAGTGCATCGTTTTGGAAGCCGCTGGCATGGACCATCATCTTTGGATTGACCTTCGCATTCTTTATGACGTTGATTTTGGTACCTGCTATGTACCTAATTTCAGAAAGATTGCGCCGACCGATGCGCAGGCACTATGGTGGCAAATGGATAAGCTTCATGGGCATACCGCCACTTACGCTGTTGTTCATTCCTCTTATCATTGTTTCTGTTATCAGGCATAGAAGGGAAGTGAAACGCAGGTACAGGCGCTTAAAAGTGAAAGCCGATAAAACATGGATTGAAAGCTGGTTCTAA
- a CDS encoding pyridoxamine 5'-phosphate oxidase family protein, whose product MEHQHLNNKEAIEKLKNIVEEIKVAMMATIHDGELYSRPMHSMEVDAEGNIWFFTSKDSEKVEDVEEDSTIYLMYAHPGRHTYLHVKGTSTIVEDQQKIDELWSSFVQAWFPKGKDDPNLCLMKVKTQEASYWDSATSKFVLFFQIAKALLKGERHQDGDVGHLHINS is encoded by the coding sequence ATGGAACATCAACATTTAAATAATAAAGAGGCTATAGAGAAGCTTAAAAACATCGTGGAAGAAATTAAGGTAGCTATGATGGCTACCATACATGATGGTGAATTGTATAGCCGTCCCATGCACTCAATGGAAGTTGATGCGGAAGGAAATATTTGGTTCTTTACAAGTAAAGATTCCGAAAAGGTAGAGGACGTAGAAGAAGATAGCACCATCTACCTGATGTACGCGCACCCTGGCAGGCATACATACCTGCATGTAAAGGGAACGTCTACCATTGTAGAAGATCAACAGAAGATAGATGAGCTATGGTCGTCGTTTGTGCAGGCATGGTTTCCTAAAGGAAAAGATGATCCAAACCTTTGCCTGATGAAGGTAAAAACACAGGAAGCAAGTTATTGGGATAGTGCAACGAGTAAGTTTGTCCTGTTTTTCCAGATAGCAAAAGCATTATTGAAAGGAGAAAGACACCAGGATGGTGATGTAGGTCATCTGCACATCAATTCCTGA
- a CDS encoding sigma-54-dependent transcriptional regulator translates to MSKILVIDDDVDMCLLLKRFLTKNSYEVSLAHNGKKALEELDNAEPDLVLCDFRLEDIDGKELLIKIKERYPRTPVIIVTGYSDIKVAVDVMKLGAYDYVTKPLFPDEILLSIKKALEKKADEPYSSATPTITEEDDSKPMFRPAKTISSGQYIFSDSAEFKSILKQVDLVAPTNYSIIIYGESGSGKEAIAQEVHKRSRRKDMPFVAIDCGALSKELAGSELFGHEKGSFTGALNQKIGSFEIANGGTIFLDEVANLSYDVQVALLRVVQERKMRRIGGNKDIDLDVRIIIASNERLMDAARKGKFREDLYHRFNEFSIEVPPLRERKYDIMVFARHFLKLTNDELHKNIKGFSPEVESVFKSYVWPGNLRELKNVVKRATLLSDTDYIMPTVLPFEITNFTKLQFNEPSEEASTNMATRQYETVAPAAPASVQSTPEPVYTRQVEINEHSLKGASIDAEYELIVEALRKANYNKSKAAKILNVDRKTLYNKMKQYKQFNSEL, encoded by the coding sequence TGACGATGACGTGGATATGTGCCTTTTATTAAAAAGGTTCCTTACCAAAAACAGCTACGAAGTGTCGTTGGCTCACAATGGGAAAAAAGCATTGGAAGAGCTGGATAATGCTGAACCAGATCTGGTACTATGCGACTTCAGGCTGGAGGATATAGACGGTAAAGAACTGCTGATAAAAATAAAGGAGCGTTACCCGCGTACACCAGTGATCATTGTGACTGGCTACAGCGACATTAAAGTAGCTGTAGACGTAATGAAACTAGGTGCTTATGATTATGTTACCAAGCCATTATTCCCCGACGAAATTTTATTAAGCATAAAAAAGGCACTGGAGAAAAAAGCAGATGAGCCATATTCTTCCGCTACACCAACTATAACTGAAGAAGACGATAGCAAGCCGATGTTCAGGCCTGCAAAAACAATCTCATCAGGTCAATATATTTTTAGTGACAGTGCTGAATTCAAAAGCATTTTAAAGCAGGTAGACTTAGTAGCACCAACCAACTACAGCATCATCATTTATGGTGAAAGTGGTAGTGGTAAGGAAGCTATAGCCCAGGAAGTGCACAAGCGTAGCCGCAGAAAGGATATGCCTTTTGTAGCTATAGATTGTGGTGCACTTTCTAAAGAACTGGCAGGTAGTGAACTCTTCGGTCATGAGAAAGGTTCATTCACCGGTGCATTAAACCAAAAGATCGGAAGCTTTGAAATAGCCAACGGTGGTACAATTTTCCTTGATGAAGTAGCCAATCTATCCTACGATGTACAGGTGGCGCTGCTGCGCGTGGTACAAGAGCGGAAGATGCGCCGCATTGGTGGCAATAAAGACATAGATCTTGATGTGCGCATCATCATAGCAAGTAACGAAAGATTAATGGATGCTGCCCGCAAAGGAAAGTTCCGTGAAGATCTTTATCATCGTTTCAATGAGTTTAGCATAGAGGTGCCACCGCTAAGAGAGCGGAAATATGATATCATGGTATTTGCCCGCCACTTCCTGAAGCTAACCAATGATGAACTTCATAAGAACATCAAAGGCTTTTCACCTGAAGTGGAGTCGGTTTTTAAAAGTTATGTGTGGCCAGGTAACCTGCGTGAGCTGAAGAACGTTGTAAAACGTGCTACGCTTCTATCAGATACCGATTACATCATGCCGACGGTGCTTCCTTTTGAAATAACCAATTTCACCAAGCTACAGTTCAACGAACCATCTGAAGAGGCATCAACCAATATGGCTACGCGCCAGTACGAGACTGTGGCCCCAGCGGCACCTGCAAGTGTACAAAGCACACCTGAGCCTGTGTATACACGACAGGTAGAAATAAATGAACATAGCCTGAAAGGAGCAAGTATAGATGCTGAATATGAACTGATAGTAGAAGCTCTCCGTAAAGCAAACTATAACAAAAGCAAGGCTGCCAAAATACTTAATGTGGATAGGAAGACGTTGTACAACAAAATGAAACAGTACAAACAATTCAATAGCGAGTTGTGA
- a CDS encoding efflux RND transporter periplasmic adaptor subunit: protein MQSYMKISLVATLAVLVMACTTNEKKVLEQKKTKLEKLKKEQSELAAEIKSLETEIAKLDPTVAEDRAKLVMLDTIQPISFTHYIDLQGKVDAENISYITPRGMGGQVRAVYVKKGDRVRKGQLLLKLDDAVVRQNVVAARQGMEATKTQLALARSLYERQKNLWDQNIGTEVQVMQAKTNMEALQANLRTQEENVKAAVEQLNTTNVVSNVDGVADEVNIHVGETFTGSPMQGIKIVNNSRLKVVVDIPENYIARVAKGTPVVVTIPDIGKTYNANITVISQSISAATRGFIAEISIPADKDLKPNLIANVKIQDYNVENAIVAPVNTLQNDEKGKFIMVAANEGKKLIARKRYVDVGELYNNNLEIRNGLKAGDVIVSEGYQSLYDGQALTVAAVKS, encoded by the coding sequence ATGCAGTCGTACATGAAAATTTCGTTGGTAGCTACGCTGGCTGTTTTAGTAATGGCTTGCACCACCAATGAGAAAAAGGTCCTGGAACAAAAAAAGACCAAGCTGGAGAAGCTAAAAAAAGAGCAATCTGAGCTAGCGGCAGAAATAAAATCACTGGAAACTGAAATAGCCAAGCTTGATCCAACAGTTGCCGAAGACAGGGCAAAGCTGGTGATGCTGGACACTATTCAGCCTATATCATTTACCCACTATATCGACCTGCAGGGAAAGGTAGATGCAGAGAATATATCGTACATAACACCACGTGGTATGGGCGGCCAGGTAAGAGCGGTGTATGTAAAGAAAGGAGACAGGGTGCGCAAAGGTCAGCTACTGCTAAAGCTTGATGATGCAGTGGTAAGGCAGAATGTGGTGGCAGCTCGCCAGGGCATGGAAGCTACCAAAACACAACTGGCACTTGCACGTAGCTTGTACGAGCGCCAGAAGAACCTGTGGGATCAGAACATAGGAACTGAAGTACAGGTGATGCAGGCAAAAACCAATATGGAAGCACTGCAGGCAAACCTGCGTACACAGGAAGAGAATGTAAAAGCTGCTGTAGAGCAACTGAACACTACCAATGTAGTAAGCAATGTGGATGGTGTAGCCGACGAAGTAAATATTCATGTAGGTGAAACCTTTACGGGCTCGCCTATGCAAGGCATCAAGATAGTGAACAACAGCCGCCTGAAAGTAGTGGTGGACATTCCTGAGAACTATATAGCAAGAGTTGCAAAAGGAACGCCTGTAGTAGTTACCATACCTGATATAGGTAAAACTTACAACGCCAACATTACTGTTATCAGCCAAAGCATAAGTGCAGCTACACGTGGCTTTATTGCAGAGATAAGTATACCTGCAGATAAAGACCTGAAGCCGAACCTTATAGCCAATGTAAAGATCCAGGATTACAATGTAGAGAATGCAATAGTAGCACCTGTGAACACGCTGCAGAATGATGAGAAAGGCAAGTTTATAATGGTAGCGGCCAACGAAGGAAAAAAGCTAATTGCACGCAAGCGCTATGTTGATGTAGGCGAATTATACAACAATAACCTGGAGATCAGGAATGGATTGAAAGCCGGTGATGTGATTGTGAGTGAAGGTTATCAAAGCCTGTACGACGGACAAGCGCTTACAGTTGCTGCTGTTAAATCTTAA
- a CDS encoding YihY/virulence factor BrkB family protein → MIEKQVKYQWHELAIVSERNTDHNMTFIKKYFQVLKDAGGAFIEDNCVKLAASVSYYTIFAIGPLLLIIINLSGWFYGEEAVQGKINDELGGLLGPEAATYVQQVIQNVQQTDSSLLGTIIGAVILFIGATGVFTEIQDSINYIWSLKAKPKRGLVKLLINRLLSFSLIISIGFLLLVSLVVSALMALLNDRLTRLFPDTTVVLLFILNFALVFVVITLLFAIIFKVLPDGKIKWKDAMIGASFTAILFIIGKAGIGYYLGNSTLGVTYGAAASMIILLSWVYYTSIILYFGAEFTKIYALEFGGGITPNDTAVFIIKREAKEINLHPERGEQIVKEHEQERAKK, encoded by the coding sequence ATGATTGAGAAGCAGGTGAAGTACCAATGGCATGAACTTGCTATAGTGAGTGAAAGAAATACAGATCACAACATGACATTTATAAAAAAGTACTTCCAGGTTTTGAAAGATGCCGGTGGAGCATTTATAGAAGACAACTGCGTGAAGCTTGCAGCATCAGTTTCTTATTATACCATTTTTGCTATTGGTCCATTGCTGCTGATTATAATTAATCTCTCCGGCTGGTTCTATGGAGAAGAAGCAGTACAAGGAAAAATAAACGACGAGCTTGGCGGACTGCTGGGGCCAGAGGCAGCAACCTATGTACAGCAGGTCATTCAGAATGTTCAACAAACAGATAGTTCGCTGCTGGGAACTATCATAGGAGCAGTAATCTTGTTTATAGGTGCAACGGGAGTTTTTACAGAGATACAGGATTCCATCAACTACATCTGGTCGCTGAAAGCTAAACCTAAGCGTGGTTTAGTAAAACTCCTCATCAACAGGCTGCTGTCTTTTTCGCTTATCATCAGCATAGGATTCCTGCTGCTGGTTTCGTTGGTGGTTAGTGCATTAATGGCTTTGCTGAACGATCGTCTCACACGTCTCTTTCCTGATACTACAGTAGTGCTGTTATTCATTTTAAACTTTGCACTTGTCTTTGTTGTTATCACCCTATTATTTGCCATCATTTTTAAAGTTTTGCCAGATGGGAAAATAAAATGGAAAGATGCTATGATAGGTGCTTCTTTCACAGCCATCTTATTTATCATAGGTAAAGCTGGTATAGGTTATTACCTAGGTAACTCTACGCTTGGTGTTACTTATGGTGCTGCTGCATCTATGATCATTCTTTTATCGTGGGTATACTACACTTCCATCATCTTATACTTTGGCGCAGAGTTTACTAAAATATATGCTTTAGAATTTGGAGGTGGAATTACACCTAATGATACTGCCGTGTTCATCATAAAAAGAGAAGCAAAAGAAATCAACTTACATCCTGAGCGGGGAGAGCAAATTGTGAAAGAGCATGAACAGGAACGAGCGAAGAAATAA
- a CDS encoding porin family protein, giving the protein MKQLLIINRRSFGTIVFLEEEMTQMKMMRRLTALVVAASIATAVTAQEQRTSNEFSRTPKLGIRGGLNLSNLYVQEVGDDNVKPGVNAGLFAKLPIARGVSIQPEVNYSMKGAQINYNNVLFGSGKYRYNLNYVETPILAVFNVARNFNIHVGPYAGFLVSAKVKNVDESGNVNGVTELNKNNFNSIDYGAVGGIGFDIENVTLGARYNYGLREVGKEGRASDLTNNAKNSVLSFYIGFGF; this is encoded by the coding sequence ATGAAGCAGCTGCTGATAATCAATAGAAGAAGTTTCGGCACAATTGTTTTTTTAGAAGAGGAAATGACACAGATGAAGATGATGAGAAGATTAACAGCATTAGTAGTTGCAGCAAGTATTGCAACAGCAGTAACCGCACAAGAGCAGAGAACATCAAACGAATTTAGCAGAACACCAAAGCTTGGTATAAGAGGCGGATTGAATTTATCGAACTTATACGTGCAAGAGGTTGGTGATGATAATGTAAAACCTGGCGTTAATGCAGGACTTTTTGCAAAGCTTCCTATAGCGCGTGGCGTATCTATTCAGCCAGAGGTTAACTATAGCATGAAAGGAGCGCAGATCAATTACAACAATGTTTTGTTTGGAAGTGGTAAGTATCGTTACAACCTGAATTATGTTGAAACACCCATTTTAGCTGTATTCAATGTTGCAAGGAATTTCAATATCCATGTTGGTCCTTATGCGGGGTTTCTTGTATCAGCTAAAGTGAAAAATGTAGATGAGAGCGGGAACGTGAATGGTGTGACAGAGTTGAACAAGAATAACTTCAATAGCATTGATTATGGTGCAGTAGGTGGTATCGGTTTCGATATAGAAAATGTTACACTTGGTGCTCGTTACAACTACGGATTACGTGAAGTAGGAAAAGAAGGAAGAGCAAGTGATCTGACCAATAATGCAAAGAACAGCGTACTATCTTTTTATATAGGTTTTGGGTTTTAA